In Salmonella enterica subsp. enterica serovar Typhimurium str. LT2, a single window of DNA contains:
- a CDS encoding putative excinuclease ATPase subunit, with translation MELRRISVNNLFGILNYDIDLGNSETIIITGPNGYGKTMLLKIIDNILNKNIDFFFDLRFEEIKFELDTILLCIEKQKNKNVAVTVVDYVNDKKRQEVFTLNKNKELDVDYFDEIYNKLLICDNIDSDPILKSYNHEEILNYYKIKKIKLHKEKHHKSDFLDKSIPNAELTFIKAQRIENIKNEKSAIESQANFLLELIKRAAEESAQISQRLDSTFPARLFDSINENISSTSINDRLIGIQRKRELFMKFGIIKSEDTFIPRKFSNATLGKEYSTVLNLYISDALEKLSPYEELFEKINLFVNLLNEKMLAFKEIKISNEHGFYFQSDNGERISLSNLSSGEQNQIVIYFDLIFKAKQNSVILIDEPEISLHVAWQKEFLDSIARIQKLNEFSKIIIATHSPQIVNNNWDITYDLFENNNKNMEGQ, from the coding sequence ATGGAACTCAGAAGAATATCTGTAAATAATTTGTTCGGAATTTTAAACTATGATATTGATTTAGGGAACTCAGAAACAATTATTATTACCGGACCAAATGGTTACGGAAAAACCATGCTTTTAAAGATAATTGACAACATTTTAAATAAAAATATAGATTTTTTCTTTGATTTGCGATTTGAAGAAATAAAATTTGAACTTGACACCATATTACTATGTATAGAGAAACAAAAAAATAAGAATGTTGCAGTTACGGTAGTCGATTATGTAAACGATAAAAAACGACAGGAAGTATTCACTCTAAATAAAAACAAAGAACTTGACGTCGATTATTTTGATGAAATATATAATAAACTATTAATCTGTGACAACATAGATTCTGATCCTATACTAAAATCTTACAATCATGAGGAAATATTAAATTACTATAAAATTAAAAAAATAAAACTTCATAAAGAAAAGCATCATAAAAGTGATTTCTTGGATAAATCCATTCCTAATGCAGAGTTAACTTTTATCAAAGCGCAAAGGATAGAGAATATAAAAAATGAAAAATCAGCAATCGAGTCACAAGCAAATTTCCTTCTTGAGTTGATAAAAAGAGCTGCTGAGGAATCAGCACAAATAAGCCAAAGACTTGACTCCACATTTCCAGCAAGATTATTTGATAGCATTAACGAAAATATATCTTCAACTTCTATCAATGACAGATTGATAGGCATTCAGAGAAAAAGAGAACTTTTTATGAAGTTCGGGATAATAAAGTCTGAAGATACTTTTATCCCTAGAAAATTCAGCAATGCAACATTAGGAAAAGAGTACTCAACCGTTTTAAATCTGTATATTTCAGATGCTTTAGAAAAACTATCACCTTATGAAGAATTATTTGAAAAAATAAATTTATTTGTTAATTTATTGAACGAAAAAATGCTTGCATTTAAAGAAATCAAGATCAGTAACGAGCATGGATTTTATTTTCAAAGTGATAATGGAGAAAGAATATCATTAAGTAACTTATCTTCAGGTGAGCAAAACCAAATAGTCATCTATTTTGATCTTATATTCAAAGCTAAACAAAATTCAGTAATTCTTATTGATGAACCAGAAATCTCTTTACATGTTGCTTGGCAAAAAGAATTTCTTGATTCAATAGCAAGAATACAAAAACTTAATGAGTTCTCTAAAATAATTATTGCTACACACTCGCCTCAAATAGTTAATAATAATTGGGATATAACTTACGATTTATTCGAGAATAACAATAAAAACATGGAGGGACAATGA
- a CDS encoding putative cytoplasmic protein: MLLLFRSPKYSRKIFFTLEGESDIRFLNTHFADERIHYDSPCSGKPEVINAVQLLRSHGKQNVYGLCDADFDILEGNSYENIHFTDCHDLEMMLIEGGSFDKFISEFLKTSILRIHTLEDIRNNLKESIIDVTYKIGILKWLNFKNNLLLMFKGMKYDNFITFVDFSANIDIDNYIQHILDRSPRKPPHCDFNFLKKEYQLLYNKQADYKYVCNGHDFTYITMMAFHSEFSRDKNITQEKVESHLRIAYSATAFQRTNIYNELSGLIDSHNI; encoded by the coding sequence ATGCTTTTGCTTTTTAGATCACCAAAATATAGCAGGAAGATTTTTTTCACTCTAGAAGGAGAAAGTGATATTAGATTTCTTAATACTCATTTTGCAGATGAGAGAATCCATTATGATTCGCCGTGTAGTGGTAAACCAGAAGTAATAAATGCTGTGCAATTATTGCGCTCTCATGGAAAACAAAACGTATATGGTTTATGCGATGCTGACTTTGATATTTTAGAAGGTAACAGCTACGAAAACATTCATTTTACGGACTGTCACGATCTCGAAATGATGTTAATAGAAGGTGGTTCATTTGACAAATTTATTTCTGAGTTCTTAAAGACAAGTATACTTAGAATACATACTCTTGAAGATATACGAAATAATCTTAAAGAATCTATAATTGACGTGACTTACAAAATAGGAATACTAAAATGGCTTAATTTCAAAAATAATTTATTGTTAATGTTTAAAGGAATGAAATACGATAACTTCATAACCTTTGTGGACTTTAGTGCGAATATAGACATAGATAATTACATTCAGCACATCCTCGACAGAAGTCCTCGAAAACCTCCACACTGTGATTTCAATTTTTTGAAAAAAGAGTACCAATTACTTTATAACAAACAAGCAGATTATAAATATGTTTGCAATGGACATGACTTTACGTATATCACCATGATGGCCTTTCACTCAGAATTTTCCCGTGATAAGAATATAACTCAAGAAAAAGTTGAATCACATTTAAGAATAGCATACTCAGCAACTGCATTTCAAAGAACAAATATTTATAACGAACTTTCGGGCTTAATAGATAGCCATAATATTTAA
- a CDS encoding putative transcriptional regulator — protein MPEDGCCPERDNSCMFRCRIAIVIGKRLKISRVRADLTQAELGALAGLDEESASARISSYEKEVHAPDFKLVCKLAAALDVPEAYFYAVDDELAELILQYHRFKKNNPGSTLILSGNI, from the coding sequence ATGCCTGAAGATGGTTGCTGCCCAGAGAGGGATAATTCCTGCATGTTCAGGTGCAGGATTGCAATCGTGATTGGTAAAAGATTAAAGATTTCAAGAGTCAGGGCTGATCTGACGCAAGCGGAACTGGGTGCACTCGCTGGGCTGGATGAAGAATCCGCAAGCGCGCGTATCAGTTCGTATGAAAAGGAAGTCCATGCACCCGATTTCAAACTCGTCTGTAAGCTGGCAGCAGCGCTTGATGTACCGGAAGCGTATTTTTATGCTGTTGACGATGAGCTTGCAGAATTGATCCTCCAGTATCACCGTTTTAAGAAAAATAACCCCGGAAGTACATTGATATTGTCTGGTAATATATGA
- a CDS encoding putative cytoplasmic protein (similar to E. coli regulatory factor of maltose metabolism; similar to Ner repressor protein of phage Mu (AAC76220.1); Blastp hit to AAC76220.1 (92 aa), 65% identity in aa 7 - 69), with product MKKSTTKDWHPADIVAALHKRGTSLAKLSREAGLASSTLSNTLTRPWPKGEWLIAIALDMHPSEIWPGRYLNSSNKREPRKPLHPMTTTDNSGT from the coding sequence ATGAAAAAGTCAACAACCAAAGACTGGCACCCCGCCGACATCGTTGCCGCCTTACACAAGCGCGGTACCAGTCTGGCGAAGCTGTCGCGGGAAGCGGGACTGGCCTCGTCAACATTGTCGAATACCCTGACGCGCCCGTGGCCGAAAGGCGAGTGGCTGATTGCCATCGCGCTCGACATGCATCCATCAGAAATCTGGCCCGGCCGTTACCTCAATTCCAGTAACAAACGTGAACCCCGAAAACCGCTTCACCCGATGACAACAACCGACAACTCCGGGACATAA
- a CDS encoding putative PTS system glucitol/sorbitol-specific enzyme II (similar to E. coli PTS system, glucitol/sorbitol-specific IIC component, one of two (AAC75744.1); Blastp hit to AAC75744.1 (187 aa), 40% identity in aa 9 - 162) translates to MFLVSLAEGFIHLFQAAGKIFLDMMTGLIPMLICLLLAINFLMKLVGTVRMEKVAALLGRSRILTYGVLPVLGWFFMSSPGALTLGKLLPEKSKPGYEDALGTTAHPLTSLFPHVVPSELFVWLGVAAGVKALGLPVTSLALRYIAAAMLIGLIRGIITEYLFLRLSRRGNAP, encoded by the coding sequence ATGTTTCTGGTCTCCCTGGCTGAAGGCTTTATCCACCTGTTCCAGGCCGCAGGCAAAATCTTTCTCGACATGATGACCGGGCTTATCCCGATGCTCATCTGCCTGCTGCTGGCCATCAATTTCCTGATGAAGCTGGTCGGTACCGTCAGAATGGAGAAGGTCGCTGCCCTGCTCGGCCGCTCGCGCATTCTCACCTACGGCGTGTTGCCGGTGCTCGGCTGGTTCTTTATGAGCAGCCCCGGCGCGCTGACGCTCGGTAAGCTCTTACCTGAGAAGAGTAAACCCGGCTATGAAGATGCGCTCGGCACCACCGCCCATCCCCTCACCAGCCTGTTTCCCCACGTAGTGCCATCAGAGCTGTTTGTCTGGCTCGGCGTGGCTGCGGGGGTTAAGGCACTCGGTCTGCCCGTTACTTCACTGGCGCTGCGCTATATCGCCGCCGCCATGCTAATTGGCCTGATACGCGGGATTATCACCGAGTACCTGTTCCTGCGGCTCAGCAGGCGGGGGAATGCGCCATGA
- a CDS encoding putative PTS enzyme III glucitol (similar to E. coli PTS system, glucitol/sorbitol-specific enzyme IIA component (AAC75746.1); Blastp hit to AAC75746.1 (123 aa), 41% identity in aa 3 - 107): protein MMIYCARITAIGLFVADGLTDKMLITFDSNGPKDCLDYSLSLEPSFREESLMILPGDRLLLAGHDYLVTAVGKGVQQALFELGHLTLVFDGDLKPCHTGAIHLSGPVPKLHDLHGNLVIEEGRP, encoded by the coding sequence ATGATGATTTACTGCGCACGTATTACTGCCATCGGGCTGTTTGTCGCCGACGGCCTCACCGACAAGATGCTCATCACCTTCGACAGCAACGGGCCGAAGGACTGTCTCGATTACTCGCTGTCGCTGGAGCCGTCGTTCCGGGAAGAGAGCCTGATGATACTCCCCGGCGACCGCCTGCTGCTGGCAGGGCATGATTATCTGGTGACTGCCGTCGGCAAGGGGGTACAGCAGGCGCTGTTTGAACTCGGTCATCTGACGCTGGTGTTTGACGGTGACCTGAAGCCCTGCCACACCGGGGCGATTCATCTCTCCGGCCCGGTGCCGAAACTCCATGACCTGCACGGCAATCTGGTGATTGAGGAGGGACGGCCATGA
- a CDS encoding putative PTS enzyme III glucitol (similar to E. coli PTS system, glucitol/sorbitol-specific IIB component and second of two IIC components (AAC75745.1); Blastp hit to AAC75745.1 (319 aa), 45% identity in aa 1 - 314), protein MNTVLIPPGPGGYGKGLWLPVASGKKVLSLTGREIHPVAIEIGALTESEVVNGFSDIPPDNDILCVVINCAGSLRCGLYPQKGIPTINVLPTWRAGPLAQFISEDNYVSGVTIEQLVLVDTAEAPDGEPEPVSVTAPRIITTPPPARGAEKLVRMVERTGTAVGHVIALLFAASREAVDVSLRNVIPFMAFVSLLIALVQETALGSLIAHALTPLANSLWGLVLLSLICGIPFLSPVLGPGAAISQVIGVMIGTQIGAGAISPAFALPALFAINVQVGCDFVPVGLSMQEAKPETIAKGVPAFLLSRQLTGPLAVIIGWLFSLGLF, encoded by the coding sequence ATGAACACGGTACTTATTCCTCCCGGTCCCGGCGGCTACGGTAAAGGGCTTTGGCTGCCCGTTGCCAGCGGCAAAAAGGTGCTGTCACTGACCGGGCGCGAGATTCATCCGGTGGCGATAGAAATCGGTGCGCTCACTGAATCGGAAGTGGTGAACGGCTTCTCCGATATCCCGCCTGATAACGACATCCTGTGCGTGGTGATTAACTGCGCCGGGTCCCTGCGCTGCGGCCTGTATCCGCAGAAGGGCATCCCGACCATCAATGTGCTGCCCACCTGGCGCGCGGGGCCGCTGGCGCAGTTTATTAGCGAGGATAACTACGTCTCCGGCGTGACGATAGAGCAACTGGTTCTGGTGGATACGGCCGAAGCGCCGGACGGTGAACCGGAGCCAGTGTCTGTCACGGCACCACGGATTATCACCACTCCGCCGCCTGCACGTGGCGCGGAAAAACTGGTTCGCATGGTCGAGCGTACCGGCACCGCCGTCGGACACGTTATCGCCCTGCTGTTTGCCGCCAGCCGTGAGGCGGTGGACGTGTCGCTGCGCAACGTTATCCCGTTTATGGCCTTTGTCTCACTGCTGATTGCCCTGGTGCAGGAAACCGCACTCGGCAGCCTGATTGCCCACGCCCTGACGCCGCTGGCGAACTCGCTGTGGGGACTGGTGCTGCTGTCGCTCATCTGCGGCATTCCGTTTCTCTCCCCGGTGCTCGGGCCGGGGGCAGCCATCTCGCAGGTCATCGGCGTGATGATTGGCACCCAGATTGGCGCGGGCGCGATATCCCCGGCCTTCGCCCTGCCCGCGCTGTTCGCCATCAACGTGCAGGTCGGCTGCGACTTCGTGCCGGTAGGTCTTTCGATGCAGGAGGCGAAGCCGGAGACCATCGCGAAGGGCGTCCCTGCCTTTCTGCTCTCACGTCAGTTAACGGGGCCGCTGGCGGTCATCATCGGCTGGCTGTTTTCCCTGGGCTTATTCTGA
- a CDS encoding putative dehydrogenase (similar to E. coli putative dehydrogenase (AAC74397.1); Blastp hit to AAC74397.1 (351 aa), 30% identity in aa 10 - 151, 28% identity in aa 312 - 346) yields the protein MNKIRAAVVGAGIYGKHHMNAYRHNPDTVLVAICDTDTERCDDLAMAYGIQGYTRLDRLLQQEAIDIVSVATPDPYHTESILTALRHGQHVLAEKPLATSVRECELIVEMAQQRDLLVGVDFHKRWDPAVMRIKAELENPETGCILRGHISMDDVITVPTQWLNWAGASSPVWFLGSHCFDLVRHLSGQEVVSVYAVGQKRLMVECGLDTFDSVQSLLTMADGSSWGVENSWVLPEGFPKDNDGRIDILCEATYIRSTSQHRGLEITTPALTLTPNSYFINYRNGVASGFGIDPINDFVRAVRHKAPYPVTAEDGLAVSRICEAVHRSLESGKPEDV from the coding sequence ATGAACAAAATCAGAGCCGCCGTGGTGGGTGCAGGTATCTACGGCAAACACCATATGAACGCGTACCGCCATAACCCGGACACCGTGCTGGTTGCCATCTGCGACACCGATACAGAACGTTGTGACGACCTTGCCATGGCGTACGGGATCCAGGGCTACACACGACTGGATCGGTTACTACAGCAGGAGGCTATTGATATCGTCTCGGTGGCGACACCGGATCCGTACCATACCGAATCCATCCTCACCGCCCTGCGCCACGGTCAGCATGTACTGGCGGAAAAACCGCTCGCCACCTCAGTACGCGAGTGTGAGCTTATCGTGGAGATGGCGCAGCAGCGGGACCTGCTGGTCGGCGTCGATTTCCACAAACGCTGGGACCCGGCAGTAATGCGCATTAAAGCCGAACTGGAAAATCCGGAGACCGGATGCATCCTGCGCGGCCATATCAGCATGGACGACGTGATAACGGTCCCGACGCAGTGGCTGAACTGGGCGGGCGCAAGCTCCCCGGTGTGGTTTCTCGGTTCCCACTGCTTTGACCTGGTGCGCCACCTCTCCGGGCAGGAGGTGGTATCGGTGTACGCCGTCGGACAGAAGCGGCTGATGGTCGAATGCGGCCTCGACACCTTCGACAGCGTGCAGAGCCTGCTGACAATGGCCGACGGCAGTTCGTGGGGGGTGGAAAACTCATGGGTGCTGCCGGAGGGCTTTCCGAAGGACAACGACGGGCGCATCGACATTCTCTGCGAGGCAACCTATATCCGCAGTACTTCCCAACATCGCGGGCTGGAAATCACCACGCCGGCCTTGACGCTCACGCCCAACAGCTATTTCATCAACTACCGCAACGGCGTTGCCAGCGGCTTTGGTATCGACCCGATCAATGATTTTGTGCGGGCGGTCAGACATAAAGCCCCCTACCCGGTCACCGCCGAAGACGGGCTGGCGGTGAGCAGGATCTGCGAGGCGGTACACCGCAGCCTTGAGAGCGGGAAACCTGAAGATGTTTAA
- a CDS encoding putative hexulose 6 phosphate synthase, with protein MLEFHNVPLKTILRRAIMSLPTNFNDILRFFEKDYDTAKEDNALSARGQFLQLYPLNHLKKMTLDDYVIGKGTASFCACVEVKTRTWANMQGATALKFGIYYGKSKSDPTVRYRFTQKFGDDDSTNKEVFANVKDALLDLIQSGKELDFRAIDENPLSQMFKAKILSLYFPEHFINICSKDHLKEIAMEMGIKEQQFISKYQHLLFKKKLEHKITRNWSNPKYMSFLYAQFIRKDLSSAPAVIVKKPQKRNHPEVNFEEITDNRDLIGKKSEEYALNWEKNRLIGLGYSKLAEEIDDRRNRPTYGYDFLSFNAPGDERYIEVKSIGRDGKEGAFRFFLSGNELTVSNLSNHSKNYYFYLVQYGKDGEPCNLYVKHAQDLYTNSEMSPCAYVVRFDLEEPA; from the coding sequence ATGCTGGAGTTTCATAATGTCCCTTTAAAAACCATTTTAAGAAGAGCTATTATGTCCCTCCCTACAAATTTTAATGATATTCTTCGTTTTTTTGAAAAAGATTACGATACAGCCAAAGAAGATAATGCTTTAAGTGCACGCGGCCAATTTCTGCAACTTTACCCCCTTAATCACCTAAAAAAAATGACGCTTGATGACTATGTCATCGGCAAAGGTACAGCTTCATTTTGTGCTTGTGTTGAAGTAAAAACCAGAACATGGGCAAATATGCAAGGTGCGACGGCGCTCAAATTTGGTATTTATTATGGAAAATCAAAATCAGATCCAACCGTCCGCTATCGTTTTACTCAGAAATTTGGCGATGATGATAGTACTAATAAAGAAGTTTTCGCTAATGTTAAAGACGCTTTACTAGACCTAATACAGTCAGGGAAAGAATTAGATTTTAGAGCGATTGACGAGAACCCCCTATCCCAAATGTTTAAGGCTAAAATATTGAGCCTTTACTTTCCAGAACACTTTATAAACATTTGCAGCAAAGATCATCTTAAAGAAATTGCTATGGAAATGGGTATAAAAGAGCAACAGTTTATTAGTAAATATCAACATTTGTTATTCAAGAAAAAACTAGAGCATAAAATCACCCGAAACTGGAGCAATCCAAAATATATGTCCTTCCTTTATGCCCAGTTCATACGTAAGGATCTTAGCAGCGCTCCTGCTGTGATAGTTAAAAAACCACAAAAAAGAAACCATCCCGAAGTCAATTTCGAAGAAATAACGGACAATCGTGATTTAATAGGCAAAAAAAGCGAAGAATATGCATTAAACTGGGAAAAAAACCGCCTAATCGGTCTCGGCTATTCAAAACTAGCTGAGGAAATAGATGATCGCCGTAATCGTCCAACTTATGGTTACGACTTTCTTTCTTTTAATGCCCCAGGTGATGAGCGATACATCGAAGTTAAATCAATTGGCCGGGATGGAAAAGAGGGAGCATTCCGTTTTTTCCTCTCAGGAAATGAACTCACCGTTTCTAATTTAAGTAACCACAGTAAAAACTATTATTTTTATCTTGTACAGTATGGGAAAGATGGAGAGCCATGCAATCTATATGTAAAACATGCTCAAGATCTTTACACTAATAGTGAAATGTCCCCTTGTGCTTACGTTGTTAGGTTCGATCTGGAAGAACCTGCTTAA
- a CDS encoding putative hexulose 6 phosphate synthase (similar to E. coli probable hexulose-6-phosphate synthase (AAC77153.1); Blastp hit to AAC77153.1 (216 aa), 33% identity in aa 6 - 213): MKLQLALDELTLPEAMVFMDKVVDDVDIIEVGTPFLIREGVNAIKAIKEKYPHKEVLADAKIMDGGHFESQLLFDAGADYVTVLGVTDVLTIQSCIRAAKEAGKQVVVDMICVDDLPARVRLLEEAGADMLAVHTGTDQQAAGRKPIDDLITMLKVRRKARIAVAGGISSQTVKDYALLGPDVVIVGSAITHAADPAGEARKISQVLLQHH; encoded by the coding sequence ATGAAATTACAGCTTGCCCTGGACGAGTTAACCCTGCCTGAAGCGATGGTATTTATGGATAAGGTGGTTGATGACGTTGATATTATTGAAGTGGGAACACCCTTTCTTATTCGGGAAGGCGTGAACGCGATTAAAGCCATTAAAGAAAAATACCCGCATAAGGAAGTACTGGCGGATGCGAAAATTATGGATGGCGGCCATTTTGAATCGCAGCTGCTTTTCGACGCCGGGGCAGACTATGTCACGGTGTTAGGTGTGACCGACGTGCTGACGATCCAGTCGTGCATCCGCGCGGCAAAAGAGGCCGGAAAGCAGGTGGTGGTGGATATGATCTGCGTCGACGATCTCCCCGCACGAGTCCGCCTGCTGGAGGAGGCGGGGGCAGATATGCTGGCGGTACACACAGGCACCGACCAGCAGGCAGCAGGGCGCAAACCGATTGATGATTTGATAACGATGTTGAAGGTGCGCCGGAAAGCCCGGATTGCCGTGGCAGGCGGTATCAGTAGCCAGACTGTGAAGGACTACGCACTGTTAGGCCCGGATGTAGTGATTGTGGGATCAGCGATCACGCATGCGGCGGATCCGGCAGGTGAAGCGAGGAAGATTTCACAGGTGTTGTTACAGCATCACTGA
- a CDS encoding putative sugar phosphate aminotransferase (similar to E. coli orf, hypothetical protein (AAC75480.1); Blastp hit to AAC75480.1 (285 aa), 32% identity in aa 113 - 227) has product METQSVAGVACSDLNQAMSRIDGAALARLEQAIADAKAVFVFGAGRSLLMLKAFAMRLMHIGLKVHVVGDVVTPALQKGDLLLLASASGETASLVNVATKAKQLGGTVALLTIFPESTLGKLAGVAVRIPAYSDKLPDGPENVKGILPGGSLFEEAVMVLGDAMIVNLAQSTGYRLTKGFALHANLE; this is encoded by the coding sequence ATGGAAACGCAATCTGTTGCAGGCGTTGCCTGTAGCGACCTGAATCAGGCGATGTCGCGGATTGATGGCGCTGCGCTGGCGCGTCTGGAGCAGGCCATTGCTGACGCGAAAGCGGTATTTGTTTTTGGCGCAGGGCGTTCGCTGTTGATGCTGAAAGCTTTTGCGATGCGCCTGATGCATATCGGCCTGAAGGTGCATGTTGTCGGCGATGTGGTCACGCCTGCGCTGCAAAAAGGCGACCTGCTGTTACTGGCGAGTGCATCGGGTGAAACGGCTTCGCTGGTGAATGTGGCAACGAAAGCGAAGCAACTGGGTGGCACTGTGGCCTTGCTGACCATTTTCCCCGAGTCCACGCTGGGGAAACTGGCGGGGGTGGCGGTCAGGATCCCGGCTTATTCCGACAAACTGCCGGATGGACCCGAGAATGTGAAAGGTATTCTGCCCGGCGGCAGCTTGTTTGAAGAGGCGGTCATGGTGCTGGGTGACGCCATGATTGTGAATCTGGCGCAGTCGACGGGATATCGCTTAACCAAAGGCTTTGCGCTGCACGCCAACCTCGAATAG
- a CDS encoding putative cytoplasmic protein — protein MKQLHHSGLPLYLDDDGVMALKPPLNYLGFGRKSAGQMAVVLPEFTEGLRNEPAYDVYRGLSFAEDQERLAADQYQYDITIIMPGTIGKERKKTSGHYHGYNDTRRNTHPEVYEVIKGTAAYILQKSPDFAAAPQELVVDDLIVAVVKEGQSIIVPPNYGHCSINIGDGPLVFSNLAYKPCTVHYDTVQFYHGMACYIVEENGQLCVRKNHYYPRVPRIKFATVKENPHLGITFDMPLYQRYRAAPERFHFLGHVDNYVREIMGMLQYEDDLFPLCQEDA, from the coding sequence ATGAAACAGCTACACCACAGCGGCCTGCCGCTGTATCTCGATGATGATGGCGTAATGGCGCTGAAACCGCCGCTAAACTATCTCGGCTTTGGCCGCAAAAGCGCCGGGCAGATGGCGGTGGTTTTACCGGAGTTCACCGAAGGGCTGCGTAATGAACCGGCTTACGATGTTTATCGCGGTCTCAGCTTTGCGGAGGATCAGGAACGGCTTGCTGCTGACCAGTATCAGTACGACATCACCATCATCATGCCGGGGACGATTGGCAAGGAGCGTAAGAAAACCAGTGGCCATTATCACGGCTATAACGACACGCGGCGCAACACCCATCCGGAGGTGTATGAAGTAATTAAGGGTACGGCGGCGTATATCCTGCAAAAGTCGCCGGATTTTGCCGCCGCGCCGCAGGAGCTGGTGGTAGACGATCTTATCGTGGCCGTCGTGAAGGAGGGGCAGAGCATTATCGTGCCGCCGAATTATGGCCACTGCTCCATCAATATCGGCGACGGGCCGCTGGTGTTCAGCAATCTGGCGTATAAACCCTGTACGGTTCACTACGACACGGTGCAGTTTTACCACGGTATGGCCTGCTACATCGTGGAGGAGAACGGGCAGCTCTGCGTGCGCAAGAATCACTACTACCCGCGTGTTCCGCGCATCAAATTCGCCACCGTCAAAGAGAACCCGCATCTTGGCATCACCTTCGATATGCCGCTTTACCAGCGCTACCGCGCCGCACCGGAACGTTTTCATTTTCTGGGGCATGTCGATAACTATGTCCGGGAAATCATGGGGATGCTCCAGTATGAGGATGATTTATTCCCGCTCTGTCAGGAGGACGCATGA